From the Chitinophaga lutea genome, the window GCTTTTTCCGGTTTTTGGCGTTGATGGCATGATTGATCACGCTTTTGACGAGATAGGCTTTTTCGTTTTCGATGCCTTCGCGGGGCGAGGCATAATAATGGGTGAGCACATCCTGCACAATGTCGCGCGCATCTTCGGCGCTGCCGGCGATATTGTACGCGTACGGAAACAATTCGTTCTGATAGTCTTTCATGAGATGGTTATGCTTTTGCCCTGGCCAGTTCTTTGCGGAGCAGGTGGATGTTCATGAGAATGATGGACACGATGATGAGCACGATGCCGAACCATTGCCAGCCGTTCACCCGTTCGTGGAGGAGCAGCCAGGCCATGCTGACCGATACCGGTATTTCGATGGCGATGATGATGGCGCCCAGGCCGATGCCCGTTTTCGGGAACCCGACGTTGAACAGCAGCGGGGGCAGAATGGTGCCGAACAGCGCCAGCAGCAGTCCCCAGGTCCAGAAAATCGACAGCTGGAACTGCGGCGGCATGTTGAACAATCCAACCGCTACCACCATCACTGTACCACCCAGGAGGATAAAAAATCCTTTCTTTTCCGATGGCATGCCGGTGGCCACGCTGTTGGAAACATATAACGAAATGGTATACATGACCGCCGCCGCCAGGCCCCACAGCACCCCGATGGCGCTGGGGCTGCCGTGGGCAGACAATACATTGGTAGCGAGCACGGTACCCAGCAATACCACGATAACCGCGATGATCTTGTTCAGCCCGGGCCATCGCGCCGCCAGCAGGCTTTCCAGCACCACGCCCATCCAGATGGTCTGCATGAGCAGGATGACGCATATCGACACCGGGATATATTGTACGGAGAGATAATAAAATACGCCCGTAAGGCCGTAGCTGGTGCCGCCCGCGATGAGCTTCAGCACATCGTTCCGTTCCCTGGCCGGTTGCGGCGCCGGCGAAGGTTTCCTGAACAGCCACAAACAGCCCATCACCACCAGGCCCACGAGGTACTGGGCGTAAGTCACTTCCGTTACCGAATATCCCTGGTTATAGGCCAGCCTCACCAGGGTAGCCAGTACACCGTAACTTGCCGCGCCAATACCTACGAATAAGATGCCTTTTAATAAATTCCTGTCCATGACACTTTCCTTTTCAACTGCAATGATACGTTTTCCGGGCGTGTGCCGGCCTTATTGCCATATGGTATTCGGCTGATAGTTGCCGGCGATGGTGCGGAAAGCCTTGTTGAGCCTGTTCCAGGTGTTGATCATGCCTACCGCCAGGGAGATGTGGGCGATCTCCGCTTTGGAGTAATATTCCGCGAGGTGATCGTACACTTCATCGCTTACTTCGCATTTAACGGTCAGTTCTTCTGCGAAAGCCAGGGCCGCTCTTTCCTCTTCGGTGTAATACGGCGTTTCGCGCCAGGCAGCGAGGCCGTGAAGGCGTTGTTCGGTTTCACCCGCATGGATGGCGTCTTTATGGTGCATATCGAGGCAGAACGCGCAGCCGTTGATCTGGGACACGCGGTAGTTGATCAGCTCCTGTAATTTGCTGTCGAGGCCAGATTTACGGATGTAACCGCCTACTTTCAAAAGGGATTCGATAAAGCCATTGGGCATTTCCTGCATGGAGATTCTTGCTTCCATTGTGTTTGATTTTTAATTGTGATGTAAAAGATTCCCTAATAAGACACAACGGAAAAAGGAAACGTGACAGGATCCGGAAGTTTTTTTTATTTTTTTATGAAAAAAGCCCCTGGAGTGGCCAGGGGCTTTCGTTTCGCCTTATAAAATATTTTTAAGCACAGCCTGCAACCGGCTGCGATTTCCCGTTTTACCGACGGAAAAACGCACGTGCCCATCACCACTGCAACACGAAATCAACCGTTACTGGCCCGGATATTTCATCGCCGGATATCCCAGCAATCTTCTCCACAATCCGATCTGGCCGATACCGTAGGATTCCATGTATATAAAGAAGCCGATGATGCCGGAGAGTTTTTCCTTATCGCCCATCCCGGGAATGGCGACCATTTCATCCAGTTGTTCTTCGGTGAGGGAGGCCAGTTTATCGCGCAGCGCGGGAGTGATCTTGTCCCAGTCTTTTTTATAGTCCGCCAGCGGCGGATAGGTAACACCATCCTGGATACTTTTGAAGTTGTCGAGGAAGGCCTTCTGCGCTGCATCGAGCGCCACGCCGGCTACGTCTGCCAGCCTCAGGCGCAGCTGCACCATATTGTTGGTCAGCCAGGCCACGTGATTGGCCGGTGTGTTGAGGCGGTTATGGGCGTCTTTATCGGAAATACCGTCTATGACATTGGGAAACAGCCCTGTGTGCAGGTCGTGGAGGGCAATGAGGCTGCTGATTGAGTTTTTCTTTTCCATGGCTCAGTATTTTAGGTAAAAGTAGCGATTGCGGGGTTGGTGAAG encodes:
- a CDS encoding DinB family protein, coding for MEKKNSISSLIALHDLHTGLFPNVIDGISDKDAHNRLNTPANHVAWLTNNMVQLRLRLADVAGVALDAAQKAFLDNFKSIQDGVTYPPLADYKKDWDKITPALRDKLASLTEEQLDEMVAIPGMGDKEKLSGIIGFFIYMESYGIGQIGLWRRLLGYPAMKYPGQ
- a CDS encoding carboxymuconolactone decarboxylase family protein — its product is MEARISMQEMPNGFIESLLKVGGYIRKSGLDSKLQELINYRVSQINGCAFCLDMHHKDAIHAGETEQRLHGLAAWRETPYYTEEERAALAFAEELTVKCEVSDEVYDHLAEYYSKAEIAHISLAVGMINTWNRLNKAFRTIAGNYQPNTIWQ
- a CDS encoding DMT family transporter produces the protein MDRNLLKGILFVGIGAASYGVLATLVRLAYNQGYSVTEVTYAQYLVGLVVMGCLWLFRKPSPAPQPARERNDVLKLIAGGTSYGLTGVFYYLSVQYIPVSICVILLMQTIWMGVVLESLLAARWPGLNKIIAVIVVLLGTVLATNVLSAHGSPSAIGVLWGLAAAVMYTISLYVSNSVATGMPSEKKGFFILLGGTVMVVAVGLFNMPPQFQLSIFWTWGLLLALFGTILPPLLFNVGFPKTGIGLGAIIIAIEIPVSVSMAWLLLHERVNGWQWFGIVLIIVSIILMNIHLLRKELARAKA